A stretch of the Acyrthosiphon pisum isolate AL4f chromosome A2, pea_aphid_22Mar2018_4r6ur, whole genome shotgun sequence genome encodes the following:
- the LOC100169040 gene encoding heterochromatin protein 1-like has translation MSSRGKEVVENNIESGSDAEEQEEEYSVEKILDKRTRNNKVEYFLKWNGYDDVDNTWEPEENLDCEELIRDFEEKLKQKELKEKEKKKKDQPERGRKRTLSSSTVTSCASSEAGPSGGPSGSSKELRKTSSPQPKKRAEKIDKSDKSDLTENDDDDEDDEDDDDDDDDDDDCVSVSEEKENNDVSGASSAEKVAEKIIGATDSSGSLMFLLKWKGIEEADLISAQEANLMCPQVVIKFYEERLTWHAPENKNGV, from the exons ATGTCTTCCAG aGGAAAAGAAGTTGTTGAAAACAACATAGAATCTGGTTCTGATGCCGAAGAGCAAGAAGAGGAATATTCTGTAGAAAAAATCTTAGATAAACGGACTAGAAATAACAAGGTGGAATACTTTCTTAAGTGGAATGGTTACGATGATGTAGATAATACTTGGGAGCCTGAAGAAAACCTTGATTGTGAAGAGTTAATTAGAGACTTTGAGGAAAAACTGAAACAAAAAGAACTTAAGGAGAAggagaagaaaaaaaaggaTCAACCTGAGCGTGGCCGTAAACGTACACTTTCCAGTTCGACAGTTACCAGTTGTGCATCATCAGAAGCTGGACCGTCTGGTGGTCCATCCGGTTCATCAAAAGAACTTAGGAAGACTTCTTCTCCTCAACCAAAGAAAAGGGCTGAAAAGATTGATAAGTCCGACAAGTCTGACCTGACTgaaaatgatgatgatgatgaagatgatgaggacgacgatgatgatgatgatgatgacgatgattgTGTCAGTGTGTCAGAAGAAAAGGAAAATAATGATGTTTCTGGAGCTTCTTCAGCGGAGAAAGTGGCAGAAAAAATTATTGGTGCGACAGATTCCAGTGGctctttaatgtttttattgaaatggAAGGGGATAGAAGAAGCGGATTTAATATCAGCTCAGGAGGCTAATTTAATGTGCCCCCAAGTTGTTATCAAGTTCTATGAAGAAAGACTAACATGGCATGcccctgaaaataaaaatggtgtttaa